One genomic region from Siniperca chuatsi isolate FFG_IHB_CAS linkage group LG18, ASM2008510v1, whole genome shotgun sequence encodes:
- the LOC122865401 gene encoding zinc finger protein 436, with amino-acid sequence MAKSNDLKIFLESSLNEIFKATVSDILDSVDRTLSEYQGTIQRIEFENEGLKRLLFAQKSSESATRDICEQDVSEKFSTSERNNHPINSTQGMFKMSICSSDKKSFRRKHKDKMRESISSASFLLQTDHLLERPCVNTAEVGISTQNLISVKTEPDLDEGSAIDLSQPSSLLNLTMRPIKNESMEVSFDSHDAYAPLPPSAGLEQDSRGSDSEVKVTIVSDTYMQDGQFIKTEEEEQNGVLQYGDNDCFSKQELNHALRYYPESELDPEGASRQVAEPEVVTHEENNSPAVPADEFLEIRDNFLRCPICPKTFSRAASLNVHIKTHSGEKAHSCNYCGKRFGRADLLKSHKRTHTGERPYSCNICSKTYAHPSQLRIHKRVHTGEKPYSCSHCGKRFNEHNQLKVHLRTHTGERPYSCQECGKTFSNAGNLRIHERIHTGEKPYCCAQCGKRFNGLGDLKTHYRIHTGERPYSCELCKKTFSQAGHLTIHMRMHTGERPYSCNECGKKFTVASSLKLHQRTHTGEKEYSCSYCSKSFSRSGHLKRHELVHTKEKVFLCSHCGKTYTDQSSLKKHLKMHAAKEQKAQSEGSTSEAETNPPRPSASETLSDTDRNYNQILGDE; translated from the exons ATGGCCAAGTCGAATGATCTGAAAATCTTCCTGGAGTCTTCTCTGAATGAGATCTTTAAAGCGACAGTGAGCGACATCCTGGACTCAGTGGACCGGACCCTGTCTGAGTACCAGGGCACAATACAGAGGATCGAGTTTGAGAACGAGGGCCTGAAGCGGCTGCTGTTCGCACAGAAGAGCTCGGAGTCTGCTACCAGAG atatttgtgAACAAGATGTCAGTGAAAAGTTTTCGACTTCTGAACGGAACAATCATCCCATCAACTCCACCCAGGGCATGTTCAAGATGTCCATATGCAGCAGTGACAAGAAGAGCTTCAGGAGGAAGCACAAAGACAAGATGAGGGAGAGCATatcctctgcctcctttttaCTGCAGACTGATCATTTGTTAGAAAGACCATGTGTGAACACAGCAGAGGTAGGTATCTCCACCCAAAACTTGATATCAGTAAAAACAGAGCCTGACCTGGATGAAGGCAGTGCTATTGACCTCTCCCAGCCTTCATCCCTTCTCAATCTGACAATGAGGCCAATAAAAAACGAGAGCATGGAGGTTAGTTTTGACAGTCATGATGCATATGCACCTCTGCCGCCATCTGCAGGTCTCGAGCAAGACTCCAGAGGCAGTGACAGTGAAGTTAAAGTCACCATTGTTTCTGACACTTACATGCAGGATGGACAGTTCAttaagacagaggaagaggagcagaatgGGGTGTTGCAGTATGGTGACAATGACTGTTTCTCTAAGCAAGAGTTGAACCATGCGTTGAGATATTACCCTGAATCAGAATTAGATCCAGAGGGAGCGAGCAGACAGGTTGCGGAGCCAGAAGTAGTGACGCATGAAGAAAACAATTCACCCGCTGTTCCCGCAGATGAGTTTTTGGAGATCCGTGACAACTTTTTGCGCTGTCCCATCTGTCCCAAAACATTTAGTCGAGCAGCCTCGCTCAACGTCCACATCAAGACTCACAGCGGTGAGAAGGCCCACAGCTGCAACTATTGTGGTAAACGCTTCGGCCGGGCCGATCTCCTCAAATCTCACAAGCGCACCCACACAGGAGAAAGACCTTATAGCTGCAACATCTGCAGTAAAACATACGCCCATCCCAGTCAGCTCAGGATACACAAACGCGTCCACACTGGAGAGAAGCCGTATTCCTGCTCGCACTGCGGGAAGCGCTTCAATGAGCACAACCAGCTCAAAGTCCATTTGCGGACTCACACCGGGGAGAGGCCTTACAGCTGCCAGGAGTGCGGCAAAACTTTCAGCAACGCAGGCAACCTGCGTATACATGAGAGGATCCACACTGGTGAGAAGCCGTACTGCTGCGCTCAGTGTGGGAAAAGGTTCAACGGCTTGGGTGACCTCAAAACACATTACAGGATTCACACTGGAGAGAGGCCCTACAGCTGTGAGCTGTGTAAGAAGACCTTCAGCCAGGCGGGCCACCTCACCATACACATGCGgatgcacacaggagaaagacCGTACAGCTGCAATGAGTGCGGCAAGAAGTTTACGGTGGCCAGCAGCCTCAAACTGCACCAGAGGACTCACACAGGAGAGAAGGAGTACAGCTGCTCGTACTGCAGCAAGAGCTTCAGCAGGTCGGGTCACCTGAAGAGACACGAACTGGTCCACACCAAAGAGAAGGTCTTCCTTTGCAGCCACTGTGGAAAGACCTACACAGACCAGTCCTCCCTTAAAAAACACCTGAAGATGCACGCAGCCAAGGAGCAGAAGGCTCAGAGCGAGGGAAGCACCAGCGAGGCTGAAACAAACCCACCCCGACCTTCAGCTTCTGAGACACTTTCAGACACTGATCGAAACTACAACCAAATTCTTGGCGATGAGTAA